The Paenalcaligenes faecalis genome has a window encoding:
- a CDS encoding ABC-type transport auxiliary lipoprotein family protein — MIRKSLRHVLGVTALGTLVLVAGCSILPKSEPQTRYNLPATAMQSTAVQKNVSLYVAAPQANRLINSNRVLVQPTGSEIQIYKGTQWADNAPVLLRERFVQAFTDTRLFNAVSSDAALKTDFALEGYLSHFQVQYQNDQPVVVVQFDAQLINRLDSSIVQTRRFTLNQPAADTSVPAVIQAFGLASDQLSAQLVDWLAK, encoded by the coding sequence ATGATACGTAAATCACTACGTCATGTTTTAGGTGTAACGGCTTTGGGTACGCTTGTACTCGTTGCTGGCTGCTCTATTTTGCCTAAATCCGAACCGCAAACGCGCTATAACCTACCTGCTACCGCTATGCAAAGCACGGCTGTACAAAAAAACGTATCGTTATACGTGGCTGCTCCTCAGGCTAACCGCTTAATCAATAGTAATCGCGTGTTGGTTCAGCCCACTGGGTCAGAGATACAAATCTACAAAGGCACACAATGGGCTGATAATGCTCCCGTCTTATTACGTGAGCGCTTTGTCCAAGCCTTTACGGATACTCGACTATTTAATGCCGTTAGCTCTGATGCTGCATTGAAAACAGACTTTGCCTTAGAGGGCTACCTTAGTCATTTTCAGGTTCAATACCAAAATGACCAGCCTGTGGTAGTGGTTCAGTTTGATGCCCAACTTATCAACCGCCTTGATTCCTCTATCGTACAGACTCGGCGCTTTACCTTGAATCAACCTGCTGCTGACACCTCTGTGCCTGCGGTTATTCAGGCCTTTGGCCTAGCCAGTGACCAGCTCAGTGCGCAATTAGTCGATTGGCTGGCTAAATAA
- the iscB gene encoding RNA-guided endonuclease IscB, which produces MAVFVIDRRQALLMPCSEKRARLLLARGRARVHRLIPFTIRLIDREVAQSELQPLELKIDPGSKTSGLALVRNNDTVNAETGKITATAHVLNLFELTHRGFQISKALTARSQMRRRRRSANLRYRAPRFLNRKNKGEGWLAPSLQHRIDTTLSWVARIRNVAPITHLAQELVRFDMQQLENPEIAGVEYQQGELAGYEVREYLLEKWHRQCAYCDVSEVPLQIEHIHPKARGGSNRVSNLTLACAPCNLKKAAQDITQFLAKDPKRLTKIQAQAKRPLRDAAAVNATRWKLLNALKATGLPVRTGSGGLTKCNRSRLVIPKTHALDAVCVGEVDFVEHWQKPTLVIKATGRGSYQRTRLTRFGFPRGYLTRQKNIHGFQTGDMVKAIVTQGKKVGTYVGRVAVRASGSFNIQSAVGLVQGISHRYCTLIQRSDGYGYSTRIDSF; this is translated from the coding sequence ATGGCTGTTTTTGTAATAGATAGACGCCAAGCGCTGTTGATGCCGTGCTCCGAGAAGCGAGCACGACTTTTATTGGCGCGAGGGCGAGCAAGGGTGCATCGATTGATCCCCTTTACGATTCGCTTGATTGACAGAGAGGTGGCGCAAAGCGAGCTTCAACCGTTAGAGCTTAAGATTGACCCTGGCAGTAAAACATCAGGGCTGGCGTTAGTTCGCAATAACGATACCGTTAACGCGGAAACGGGCAAGATAACAGCTACGGCGCACGTATTAAACCTGTTCGAGTTGACACATCGTGGGTTTCAAATTAGTAAAGCTTTAACCGCGAGAAGCCAAATGCGGCGTCGCCGTCGTAGCGCCAACTTACGTTACCGTGCGCCTCGATTCCTTAATCGAAAAAACAAAGGCGAAGGGTGGCTCGCACCTAGCTTGCAGCATCGAATTGATACTACGTTATCGTGGGTTGCGCGAATACGAAACGTGGCACCAATTACGCACCTTGCACAAGAGCTGGTTCGATTTGATATGCAGCAGCTTGAAAACCCCGAGATAGCGGGCGTGGAGTACCAGCAAGGCGAATTAGCAGGCTATGAAGTGCGCGAGTATTTATTGGAAAAGTGGCATCGACAATGTGCCTATTGCGATGTATCAGAGGTGCCGCTGCAAATCGAACACATTCACCCCAAAGCGCGAGGCGGCTCGAACCGCGTCAGTAACTTAACGCTCGCGTGTGCACCCTGCAACCTAAAGAAAGCCGCGCAAGACATCACCCAATTCTTGGCCAAAGACCCCAAACGCTTAACCAAGATTCAAGCCCAAGCGAAACGCCCGTTACGGGATGCCGCTGCCGTTAACGCCACGCGATGGAAGTTGCTTAACGCGCTCAAGGCAACAGGACTACCCGTTCGCACCGGGTCTGGCGGCTTAACGAAGTGCAATCGCTCACGGCTCGTTATACCAAAGACACATGCCTTAGATGCGGTGTGCGTGGGCGAAGTGGATTTTGTAGAGCATTGGCAAAAACCGACGTTAGTGATTAAAGCCACCGGGCGTGGTAGTTACCAACGCACACGACTCACCCGCTTTGGCTTCCCGCGAGGCTATTTAACGCGGCAAAAAAATATCCACGGCTTTCAGACGGGTGACATGGTAAAGGCGATAGTTACCCAAGGCAAGAAGGTCGGCACGTATGTAGGTCGCGTTGCCGTTAGAGCCTCAGGAAGCTTTAACATTCAATCCGCAGTGGGTTTGGTTCAAGGCATTAGCCACCGTTACTGCACCCTTATTCAACGTAGCGATGGCTACGGATACTCAACCCGAATAGATAGCTTCTAA
- a CDS encoding MlaD family protein — protein MEPRAHHILIGVFTLLIATGAILFSLWLAKTGSDNKTKDYTVVFTEAVRGLNRGGAVQYNGIRIGEVTKLELDPNDIRRVLVSISIQESIPVKKDTLARLALTGITGTSVIELTGGSPDSPDLEDEDKTDDYPALIMATPSPMAELMAGGEELMTNVSELLINANAFLSSDNAQRIGHSIEQLERLLGQLADGSESLPALFTSLNNASNEAEKMLKETRNLITKEGSGAFAKANEAMQNLSQTTQDLQKMLAENAPAINQGSQGFAQIAPAMQELRQTLSNIKIITQELQNSPTDYLLGGDKIQEFQP, from the coding sequence ATGGAACCTCGCGCACATCATATTCTGATTGGCGTTTTCACCCTTTTGATTGCTACCGGAGCTATTTTGTTTTCACTTTGGCTAGCAAAAACAGGGAGTGATAATAAAACCAAAGACTATACCGTTGTCTTTACCGAAGCCGTACGTGGACTCAACCGTGGCGGAGCCGTGCAATATAACGGCATCCGTATTGGTGAAGTCACTAAACTGGAGCTAGACCCAAACGACATCCGTCGCGTCCTAGTCAGCATTAGTATTCAAGAAAGCATTCCGGTCAAAAAAGATACCTTAGCTCGTCTCGCCTTAACCGGGATTACAGGCACATCTGTGATCGAGTTAACGGGTGGATCGCCGGACAGTCCTGACCTAGAAGACGAAGACAAAACCGATGACTATCCCGCATTGATTATGGCTACTCCTTCGCCTATGGCCGAACTAATGGCTGGTGGTGAAGAGCTAATGACCAATGTGTCTGAATTATTGATTAACGCTAATGCCTTTTTATCCTCGGATAATGCCCAACGTATTGGTCACAGTATTGAACAATTAGAACGCTTACTAGGACAATTAGCTGATGGCTCTGAAAGCCTGCCTGCCCTCTTTACTAGCTTGAATAACGCGAGCAATGAGGCAGAAAAAATGCTGAAGGAAACCCGCAATCTAATCACTAAAGAAGGCAGTGGTGCTTTTGCTAAAGCGAATGAGGCCATGCAGAACCTAAGCCAAACCACTCAGGATCTGCAAAAAATGTTGGCGGAGAATGCCCCAGCTATTAACCAAGGTAGCCAAGGCTTTGCACAAATCGCACCCGCTATGCAAGAGCTGCGCCAAACGCTAAGCAATATTAAAATCATCACTCAAGAACTACAAAATAGCCCCACAGACTATCTATTAGGTGGCGATAAAATACAGGAATTTCAGCCATGA